A part of Drosophila bipectinata strain 14024-0381.07 chromosome 3L, DbipHiC1v2, whole genome shotgun sequence genomic DNA contains:
- the LOC108124653 gene encoding uncharacterized protein, whose translation MEYSNTTGLNHNIIVKEDPEQSHYQQSSKTRLPLIGSYFKIDSPIGVQPVAIAFGSQRCINTPPTTPSSPLREAPQSPSDGHISSLSSHSGSGCSDILLVFPKNFPPEIVNQSSGRECHHITNISITPDLEYGKNLEEPGTT comes from the exons ATGGAGTATTCAAACACCACGGGTTTGAATCATAATATCATCGTCAAGGAGGATCCGGAGCAGAGTCATTATCAGCAGTCAAGCAAAACCAG ACTGCCTTTGATTGGAAGCTATTTCAAGATCGACTCACCGATCGGAGTGCAGCCTGTTGCTATTGCTTTTGGCAGCCAGCGTTGCATCAATACGCCCCCGACCACGCCCAGCAGTCCCTTGAGGGAAGCGCCCCAAAGTCCCTCGGACGGACACATTTCATCCTTGAGCTCGCACTCTGGCTCAGGATGCAGTGACATCCTGTTGG tttttcccaaaaatttcCCACCCGAAATCGTAAATCAAAGCTCGGGTCGCGAGTGCCATCATATAACGAATATATCGATCACGCCGGACTTGGAATACGGAAAGAACTTGGAAGAGCCAGGAACTACGTGA
- the Ilk gene encoding scaffold protein ILK — translation MEDIFHWCREGNSIQVRLWLDETEHDNNLGDDHGFSPLHWVSKEGHVKLVETLLQRGARVNATNMGDDIPLHLAAAHGHRDVVQMLIKERSDVNAINEHGNTPLHYACFWGYDMICEDLLNAGALVGIANKDGHTPIDKAKPSLAKRLQDLVEKSGKEVKVISFKEQSWQGLKTRSRDATLSRFKGISMGDLDLHTKLSVTSSGETWRGRWQKNDVVAKILAVRQCTPRISRDFNEEFPKLRIFSHPNILPIIGACNSPPNLVTISQFLPRSSLFNLLHGGTGVVVDASQAIKFALDIARGMAFLHSLERIIPTYHLNSHHVMIDDDLTARINMGDAKFSFQEKGRIYQPAWMSPEALQRKQADRNWEACDMWSFAILIWELTTREVPFAEWSPMECGMKIALEGLRVKIPPGTSSHMAKLIGICMNEDPGKRPKFDMVLPILEKMKR, via the exons ATGGAGGACATTTTCCACTGGTGCCGCGAGGGAAACTCGATTCAAGTGCGCCTGTGGCTGGATGAAACGGAGCACGACAACAATCTGGG AGACGACCATGGCTTCAGTCCACTGCATTGGGTGTCAAAGGAGGGGCATGTCAAGCTGGTGGAGACGCTGTTGCAGCGAGGAGCGAGGGTGAATGCCACCAACATGGGCGACGACATCCCACTGCATTTAGCCGCAGCCCACGGTCATCGAGATGTAGTTCAAATG ttaataaaAGAACGAAGTGACGTGAACGCCATTAACGAGCATGGAAACACCCCGCTGCACTATGCCTGCTTCTGGGGCTACGACATGATCTGCGAGGACCTTCTGAACGCCGGCGCCCTAGTGGGAATTGCCAACAAGGATGGGCATACACCCATCGACAAAGCCAAGCCTAGTCTGGCCAAACGTCTCCAGGATCTGGTGGAGAAGAGCGGCAAGGAGGTGAAGGTCATCAGTTTCAAGGAGCAGAGCTGGCAGGGACTGAAAACTCGGTCCCGGGACGCTACTCTGTCGAGGTTTAAGGGAATCAGCATGGGTGATTTGGACCTGCACACCAAGTTGTCTGTCACCTCGTCCGGGGAAACATGGAGGGGTCGTTGGCAAAAGAATGATGTGGTGGCCAAAATCTTGGCTGTGCGTCAGTGCACGCCACGCATTTCTAGAGATTTTAACGAGGAGTTTCCCAAGCTGCGCATCTTTTCGCATCCCAATATTTTGCCCATTATTGGAGCTTGTAATTCACCACCCAACTTGGTGACCATTAGTCAG TTCTTGCCAAGATCATCGCTATTTAATCTTCTACATGGAGGCACTGGCGTGGTGGTGGATGCCAGTCAAGCAATCAAGTTCGCCCTGGACATTGCCCGGGGTATGGCCTTCCTGCACTCCCTGGAACGGATCATACCGACCTATCACTTGAACAGCCATCACGTGATGATCGATGACGACCTGACGGCGAGGATCAACATGGGAGACGCGAAGTTCTCCTTCCAGGAGAAAGGCCGCATCTACCAGCCCGCCTGGATGTCACCGGAGGCTCTTCAGCGCAAGCAAGCCGATCGTAACTGGGAGGCTTGCGACATGTGGAGCTTCGCTATACTCATCTGGGAGCTGACTACGCGCGAGGTGCCCTTTGCCGAGTGGTCGCCCATGGAATGCGGCATGAAGATCGCCCTGGAGGGCCTGAGGGTCAAGATTCCACCGGGCACCTCGTCGCATATGGCCAAACTGATAGGAATCTGCATGAACGAGGATCCCGGCAAGCGGCCCAAGTTCGATATGGTGCTGCCAATTCTGGAGAAGATGAAGCGTTGA
- the Trmt112 gene encoding multifunctional methyltransferase subunit TRM112-like protein, whose amino-acid sequence MKLSTYNFLTSMAIKGVKVGFPLKLTINKKEEVESEFNPTFIERLLPKLDWSAIYGAAQVAELADDIPPAQPENISENELLLQKLHHLLFEIDVLEGQLECPETGRIFPITDGIPNMLLNEDEV is encoded by the exons ATGAAGCTCAGCACCTACAACTTCCTTACGTCCATGGCCATCAAAGGTGTAAAGGTGGGATTCCCCTTGAAGCTGACG ataaacaaaaaggaagaggTTGAGAGTGAGTTTAATCCGACATTCATAGAGCGACTGTTACCCAAGCTGGATTGGTCGGCTATTTATGGAGCTGCACAAGTC GCGGAACTAGCGGATGACATCCCACCTGCACAGCCGGAGAACATAAGTGAGAATGAGTTACTCCTCCAGAAGCTGCACCACCTACTCTTTGAAATCGATGTGCTGGAAGGTCAGCTGGAGTGTCCAGAAACGGGCAGGATATTCCCCATTACCGATGGCATCCCCAATATGCTTCTCAACGAGGATGAAGTGTAG